A region of the Bryobacteraceae bacterium genome:
TTTCCACTTCCAGCGGTTACCAATGTTCCGGCGAAAAGACGCTGCGCTTCGGCATCGGCTCGGCAGCGAAAGCCGACGAAGTGGAAATCACCTGGCCGGGCGGCAGGAAGCTGGTGCTGCGCGATGTGCCCGCCGGGCGCATCATTGAGGCCGCGGAGCCTTGAGCCGCGCCTGGATTTTCGAGCGCAGCACGAACGCCTCTTCGTAGTCCGGCCGCAGCTCCAGCGCGCGTTGCGCCACACGCAACGCCTCCTCCAGCCGGTCGGACTGCGCCAGCGCCAGCGCCAGCTCGAATCGCGCCTCGGGCGTCTCCGGTTCCTGCGCCGCTTCCGCTACCGGCACGGCCTCCGCCGCCCGGCCCTGCCGCGTGAGAAAACGCGCGTAGGCCAGATGCGCCGTCTGTCGGGCCGCATCGTCGCGGGCGATGGCCGAGCGGAACCACCGTTCGGCTTCGTCAAAGCGCGTGAGCGCCTCGTAGCATTGGCCGAGGGCCGCTTCCACCCGGCCCTTCACCGGGTCATGACGAAGCGCGCGCCGCAGCGGTTCAATCGCCCTCTCGTAGAAATCCGCCGCGTAGTAGGCGCGCCCCAGGTAGTAGCAGGCGTCGGGCAGCGCGGGACTCAGCTCGCAGGCGCGCCGCAGCGGGTCGATGGAACCGTGATAGTCTTCGATCTTTGCATGCGCCACGCCCAGCGCTTTCCAGTACTGCGCGTTGTCCGGCGCCAGCCGTGCCGCTTCGGCGAAATACGGGATCGCGTCCGCCACGCGGTTCTGCGAAAACAGCGCCACGCCCTTGTCATAGGCGGCCTGCGCCTCCGGAGGCGGCACCAGCAGCAGGGCCAGCAGAAGCATTCCCAGTCATGAGTCTATCGCGCGCCCGCGGCGGCGGCGATGCCACGGCGTGTGGCGTGATACACCGCGAAGGAGCCCAGCCAGTGGCCGCCTTCGTAGTGCTCGGCGCGAATCGCCGCCAGCCCGGATTCCGCCAGCCTCGCCGCCAGCCGTTCGAGCGGCGCCCGCCGCGGATGTCCTCCGGGCAGCGCGGAGGCGATTCCCTCAAGCATCCACGCGCGGGAGAAATTCAGCCCGGCCAGATGATACAGCTTCCCGTCGGTCAAGTCCGTGACGCTCGTGGGCTCGAGTTCGATGCGCGGTAGAAAGCGCCGCAGCCAGGCGGCGAATTCGGCCGGCGGAAGCACCCGCCGCACCGCATCGGCCTCCGCCAGGCATGGCGAGAGAAAGTCCTCGCCGGAAGGCTCGTACGAGAGCGGGCAGGCGGTGTCGCGCAGATAATAGTCCCGGATTCGTGACACAAGCAGTGCTTCCAGATCCGCCCGCCGCGCCGTGCGGGCGTAATCGAGCGCGAGCCCGAGCGCAAACGCCGTGTTGGAGTGCTCGCCCGCGCGCACCGGCCGCGGCAGCCTCGGTAACCACGCCGTCAGACGCGCCACCGCCGCCTCCTCCAGCGGCCGCAGCGCGGCCGACCACCGCCGCGCGTCCACGTCGTCCCACTCGCGCAGCTCAGCCGCAAGCTGCAACAGCCACGCCAGTCCGTAAGGCCGCTCAAACGTCTGCCTTCCCGCGCCGTTCATGTAGGCCGCTTCCGCGGCCAGCTTTTCCGGCGTCAGGCTCCGCGCCAGCGCGCGCCGGGCCTCGGGCGTGAACGGCTCATAGGGATAAAGGCGCGCCAGGCGCGCCAGCAGCCAGTGGCCATGAACCGCGGAGTGCCAGTCGTAGCAGCCGTAGAAGGCCGGCGTGAGTTCGCGCGGAGGCCGGGCGTCGTCATCGGAGTTGAGCACGTGGGCGATCTTGTTCGGATACTCGCGGTGCACGCAATCCAGCGCCAGGCGCGCCATGCGCGCAGCCAGGGCGGCGTCCATCGGCGCGGCCGCGGCCGGCAGAACGGACATCGACAACAGGACGAAACGGCGGATCATGGCTTGTGATGATAGCAGGCGTGCAGATACGAAACGGGCGCCGCCCCCGGCATGGGGCGGCGCCCGCGGAGGGAGAGACAGGCGCGTTCAGACTTCCAGAATCGGCCGGCCAGGCTCGGGCCAGTCGATGTGGAAGAACTTGCCGCGCGGCCGGTCCGTGCGCTCGAAGGTGTGCGCGCCGAAGTAGTCGCGCTGGCCCTGGATCAGGTTTGCCGGCAACCGTTCGGAGCGATAGCCGTCGTAATAGGCCAGCGCCGAGGAGAACGCCGGAATGGGCACCCCTCGTAGCGCCGCCTCGGCCACTACGCGCCGCCAGTTGGCCTGGCAGCGGTCGATTTCGCTCTTGAAGTACGGGTCCAGCAGCAGGTTCGGCAGTTGCGGGTCGCGGTCAAACGCTTCCTTGATCTTCTGGAGGAAGCGGGCGCGGATGATGCATCCGCCGCGCCAGATCATCGCGATCTCGCCGAACTTGAGCGTCCAGTTGTACTCCTTCTGCGCTTCGCGCATCAACTGGAAGCCCTGCGCGTAGGAGCAGATCTTCGACGAATACAGCGCGTCATGGATCGCCTGGAGAAACTCCTTGCGGTCGCCCTCGTACTTCTTCGCGGGCGGCCCGGCGAGCACCTTCGAGGCTGCCACGCGCTCCTCTTTCAGCGCTGACATGAACCGCGCGAACACGCTTTCGGCGATCGTGTTGGCCGGCACGCCCATGTCCAGCGCATTCACCGACGTCCACTTGCCCGTGCCCTTCTGGCCGGCCGTGTCGAGGATATAGTCCACCAGATACCCGCCCGTGTAGGGATCCTTCTGCTGGAGGATGTCGGCCGTGATCTGAATCAGGAAGCTGTCGAGCACCCCCTGGTTCCATTCGGCGAAGACCTCGCTGCACTCGGGCGCGGTCATGCCAAGGTACTGCGTCATCAGCCAGTACGCCTCGGCGATCATCTGCATGTCGCCGTATTCGATGCCGTTGTGGCACATCTTCACGTAATGGCCGGCGCCGTTGGGCCCGATGTAGGTGCAGCACGGAACGCCGCCCACGACGGGCTGGCCCGGCCTGGCGCCGGTGAGGGGCTTGCCTGTCTCGGGATCCACCTTGGCGGCGATGGCCGTCCAGATCGGCTCGATCTCCTTGTAGGCCTCGTAGTCGCCGCCCGGCATCAGCGAGGGGCCGAAGCGCGCGCCCTCTTCGCCGCCGCTCACGCCGGAGCCGATGAAGCGGATGCCTTTGGCTTTCAGCTCGCGTTCGCGGCGGATGGTGTCGTTCCAGTTGGCGTTGCCGCCATCGATCAGGATGTCGCCCGGCTCGAGCAGCGGCACAAGCTGTTCGATGACGGCATCGGTGGGCGCGCCCGCCTTCACCATGATGATGATCCTGCGCGGGCGCTTCAGGCTGCCCACGAAGTCCTTCAGGTCGGCGAATCCGGCCAGCCCGCCGGGCGTGTTCGGGTTTTCGGCGATGAACTTTTCCATCGTCGCCGTGGTCCGGTTGTACACCGAGACGCGGAAGCCGTGATCCGCAATGTTCAGGGCGAGGTTCTGGCCCATGACGGCCAGGCCGACGAGTCCGATATCAGAGAGTTGATCTGGCATGGTGCTTGCCTCTTCGGATGAATGCTGTTGCGGCCGCGGGCCCGGCGCCAGACCGGGCCCTGAAAGAAACTACCTCTGAATGCGCGCCGAGCCGCCTTTGGCGAAGGCGCGCACCTGTTCAAGCGTTGCCATCGTCGTGTCGCCGGGGAAGGTGGTCAGCAGCGCGCCATGGGCCCAGCCAAGCTTCACCGCTTCCATCGGCTCTTCGCCGGCAAGCAGGCCGTAGAAGAATCCGGAAGCGAAGCCGTCGCCGCCGCCCACGCGGTCGTAGATGGGCAGCTCGGCCGTCGGCGCCTGGAACGTCTCCCCGTTGATCCACGCCACTGCGCTCCAGCTGTGATGATTCGTCGAATGCACTTCGCGCAGCGTCGTGGCGACGATCTTCACGTTCGGATACCTCTTCACCACGTCGCCGATCATCGCGATGAAGGCCGACGGATCCAGCTTCGATTTGGCGCTGACCTCCGGTCCCGGAATTCCAAGTCCGAGCTGGAGGTCCTCCTCGTTGCCCACCAGCACGTCCACATGACGGACGATGCGGTCGAGCACGCTGACCGCTTTTTCCTGCCCGCCCCAGATGCCCCACAGCTTGGCGCGGTAGTTCAGGTCGAACGAGGTCACCGCGCCCGCTGCCTTGGCCGCCTGCATCGCTTCGATGATCAGCTCGCCGGTGGTCTCCGAAAGCGATGCAAAAATGCCGCCGGAATGGAACCAGCGCACGCCTTCGCCGAAGATCGCCTTCCAGTCGAAGTCGCCCGGCTTGAGCTGCGCCGCCGCCTCGTTGGAACGGTTGTAGAACACCACCGGCGGCCGCACGCCAAACCCGCGGTCCGAATACACCGTGGCCATGTTCGGGCCGTTCACGCCATTGTGCTTGAAGCGTTTGTAAAAGGCGCGAACGCCCATCGCGCGCACCCGCTCGGCGATCAGGTCGCCGATCGGGTAGTCCACCATGGCCGTGACGATGCCCGTCTTCAGGCCGAAGCAGTCAGCCAGGTTGGCCGCGCAATTGTATTCGCCTCCGGAGACGTGGATCTGGCACTCCGTCGCCTTGCGGAACGGGACGATGCCAGGGTCCAGACGGTGCACCAGCGCGCCGAGGCTGAGGAAATCCAGAGCGCCGGCGGAAGGGATGTTCAATCCGTATTTCATCTTGCTCTCCGTGTGCCTGATCGTGATTTGGCGGCCGCGATGCGCGGGATCCGCCGCGCCGCCCGGCGTGCCCGCTCAAACGGCCCGCCCCGGCGCGGATCGATCCCACTATATCAAACTGGCATGTCAGAAATCAGACACGGAGGTGGGGAACTCAGTTCCGGGCGCGCGGCTCAGGCCCCGCGCACTTTCCGGATCAGTTTCATCAGCGGGGCCGAGCTCAGCCGGCGGCGGCCCAGCTCGGCAAAGCGCGCCTTGGCCCGACTCTTCAGCAGGCGGAACTGCGTTTCCGTCAGCCCCATCTCCTCGCAGATCTGCTCCTGCGTCTGCTCGTAGAGGTAAAAACGCGTGAGGATCTCGCGGTCGCGGGGCGAAATGGACCGCAAGACCTCCAGCATCAGCTCGACGCGCTGTTCCCGCAGAATCGACTCTTCGGGATCGTGACGCGGGTCGGCCACGCGGCCGCCCAGCTCCAGCTCGCTCGCTTCCCTGCGCTGCTGAACCGCCTCCTCGATGTAGGCGGCGATCTGGCGCCGTACAATAGTCCTCACAAACCCCATCAGGCGCTCTGGTTCGCGCAGGCCCCCGCCCTGAATGGAATGAACCACCACCAGGAACGTGTCATGCACGCGGTCGTCGAGATCCTGGGGCCCGAGATGCCGGCAGAGAAAAAACCGGATGCCCCGTGAAAACAGCCGGTACAGCTCCTCGATGGCCGTGCTCTCATTGGCACGGACCCCTTCCACCAGCTTCGTCCAGCGGCCGGGCATTGGCTGCGGGTCCGATGAAGGGTTCTCCGGCTCCCGGGAGCCGCGGCTCCCGTCAGGCTGACTGCTTTTTCTCGCAGGGTCGGGGTTCCAGGCCATGGGCGTCTAGTCCTTGCCGAGATGAAAGTAGGCAGCCCAATAACGGGGCTGGGCCCGCCACGTCCCGCTGCGGATCATGGCGGTTTGGGCGGCTTGCAATGCTGCGGAGGCGCGCGCGCCCACAAGGAGGTTCCGGTAATACTCCGTGAAAAACTCGCCGTCGTCGTCCACCGGCCACAGGCTGGCGATCACCGATTGCGCGCCTGCCGCCAGCCATGCGGTGGCAAAGCTGCGGATGCCCGCTCCGGCCTGGGAAGGCCCAAGCCCCGTCGAACATCCATTCAACACGACCCGCGCGGCGGGCTGCGGCAGCGACACGAGCGAGGCCGCGGTCAGCCCGTCCCGCACGCCGTCCCGGCGCAGCGAGAGCGCCAGATAGGGCTCGCCGACCGGAAAGAGGATGCGCAACGGACCCTCGGGTTGGGCCGAAATCCGCGTGCGGTAGGCCTGCTCTCCGGGCGCGGGCAGGACGTGCGTGGCAAAGTGGAGATCCGTCCAGTCATCGCGAAGGAAGGATTGCAGTGCATCCCGTGTGGCGTCGAAGCCGCTCAACGGTTGGACGCGCAGGCCCCGCGCCTGCCACAGGGCGGCAACGGCTTCCACTTCCCTGCCGCTCCCAGGCAGGTTGGGAAGCTCGAGTTCACCAGTTCCGCGTGGGTTGCCGCCTCGCCTCCAAAGCATGGACCAGGCGGCAGTCCAGCGCGTCGGCTTCGTGTGCCCCGCCTGCCAGCGCGGATCGGCCGTGTTGTGAACCAGACCGCCAACGGCCAGCAGCTTCCTGGGCGGAGAACGGAAATCCTCTTCCAACAACCAGAGGCCCGAGGGCAGGATCGTCAGCGTATGCGCTT
Encoded here:
- the gndA gene encoding 6-phosphogluconate dehydrogenase, NADP(+)-dependent, decarboxylating, coding for MPDQLSDIGLVGLAVMGQNLALNIADHGFRVSVYNRTTATMEKFIAENPNTPGGLAGFADLKDFVGSLKRPRRIIIMVKAGAPTDAVIEQLVPLLEPGDILIDGGNANWNDTIRRERELKAKGIRFIGSGVSGGEEGARFGPSLMPGGDYEAYKEIEPIWTAIAAKVDPETGKPLTGARPGQPVVGGVPCCTYIGPNGAGHYVKMCHNGIEYGDMQMIAEAYWLMTQYLGMTAPECSEVFAEWNQGVLDSFLIQITADILQQKDPYTGGYLVDYILDTAGQKGTGKWTSVNALDMGVPANTIAESVFARFMSALKEERVAASKVLAGPPAKKYEGDRKEFLQAIHDALYSSKICSYAQGFQLMREAQKEYNWTLKFGEIAMIWRGGCIIRARFLQKIKEAFDRDPQLPNLLLDPYFKSEIDRCQANWRRVVAEAALRGVPIPAFSSALAYYDGYRSERLPANLIQGQRDYFGAHTFERTDRPRGKFFHIDWPEPGRPILEV
- a CDS encoding 2-dehydro-3-deoxygluconokinase: MKYGLNIPSAGALDFLSLGALVHRLDPGIVPFRKATECQIHVSGGEYNCAANLADCFGLKTGIVTAMVDYPIGDLIAERVRAMGVRAFYKRFKHNGVNGPNMATVYSDRGFGVRPPVVFYNRSNEAAAQLKPGDFDWKAIFGEGVRWFHSGGIFASLSETTGELIIEAMQAAKAAGAVTSFDLNYRAKLWGIWGGQEKAVSVLDRIVRHVDVLVGNEEDLQLGLGIPGPEVSAKSKLDPSAFIAMIGDVVKRYPNVKIVATTLREVHSTNHHSWSAVAWINGETFQAPTAELPIYDRVGGGDGFASGFFYGLLAGEEPMEAVKLGWAHGALLTTFPGDTTMATLEQVRAFAKGGSARIQR